A stretch of the Haloplanus aerogenes genome encodes the following:
- a CDS encoding ribbon-helix-helix protein, CopG family translates to MDEGDGLAEMETVTVELDAETLDEVDDIAFSNHRDNRAAAIRTLLDEWLKSRDE, encoded by the coding sequence CGAGGGAGACGGACTCGCAGAGATGGAGACAGTCACCGTCGAATTGGACGCGGAGACGCTAGACGAAGTCGACGACATCGCCTTCTCCAATCATCGGGACAATCGAGCGGCGGCGATCCGGACACTGCTAGACGAGTGGCTGAAGTCGCGGGACGAGTGA
- a CDS encoding sensor histidine kinase: MRSSVRESSARGAGAVVGGLGVVLASVHAIHAAEEFGTNLPAVFYGSVIPFLVAISVLTVGLWIERCEWRHVSPWRLVGWCGAGALVTLLLALLHIQYQLAEGVVPEHRGFVSLMFVTYGSAIGLVVGVYDVRIQEARAKLAEKTRRLDEFASIVSHDLRNPLNVAQGYVDLTRKTGDVSELDIVLDAHDRMDAILADMLALAQSGEQTVTPTAVNLDAVAEEAWAMVATGDATLTVTGDVTFYADRDRLKTLFENLFRNSVEHGSTDSEGHGPSGSRPPADDSQTQSGDSVEHGSTTPRSDTRGDGEVPISTVSRAGDDPAGGDASGHATDSTSESSATGPAPVDVTVGCLDDESGFYVEDTGPGIPPEIRERVFEAAFTTGAGSGLGLSIVRAAADAHGWSHTLTESGAGGARFEFRNVTFVDD; the protein is encoded by the coding sequence ATGCGCTCGTCAGTGAGAGAGTCGTCGGCTCGCGGCGCCGGCGCCGTCGTCGGGGGGCTCGGCGTCGTGCTGGCGAGTGTCCACGCCATCCACGCCGCCGAGGAGTTCGGCACCAACCTCCCTGCCGTGTTTTACGGCTCAGTCATCCCCTTTCTCGTTGCCATCAGTGTGCTGACCGTCGGCCTCTGGATCGAGCGCTGCGAGTGGAGGCACGTGTCGCCGTGGCGGCTCGTCGGCTGGTGTGGCGCCGGCGCGCTCGTCACGCTCTTGCTGGCGCTGCTACACATCCAGTACCAACTCGCCGAGGGCGTCGTCCCGGAGCATCGAGGCTTCGTCAGCCTGATGTTCGTCACCTACGGTTCGGCTATCGGTCTCGTGGTCGGCGTCTACGACGTGCGGATTCAGGAGGCGCGAGCGAAACTCGCGGAGAAGACGCGCCGACTGGACGAGTTCGCCAGCATCGTCAGCCACGACCTCCGCAACCCGCTCAACGTCGCGCAGGGCTACGTCGACCTGACACGGAAGACGGGCGACGTATCCGAACTCGACATTGTCCTCGACGCCCACGACCGGATGGACGCCATCCTCGCGGACATGCTCGCCCTCGCACAGAGCGGCGAGCAGACCGTCACCCCGACCGCCGTGAATCTCGACGCCGTCGCGGAGGAAGCGTGGGCGATGGTCGCGACCGGCGACGCGACCTTGACCGTCACCGGCGACGTGACGTTCTACGCCGATCGGGACCGACTCAAGACGCTGTTCGAGAATCTGTTTCGGAATAGTGTGGAGCACGGCTCCACTGACAGCGAGGGACACGGTCCCTCGGGCAGTCGGCCTCCGGCCGACGACAGCCAGACGCAGTCCGGCGATTCGGTCGAGCACGGCTCGACCACTCCCCGCTCGGATACTCGCGGGGACGGCGAGGTGCCGATATCGACGGTGTCGCGTGCAGGCGACGATCCGGCCGGCGGCGACGCGAGTGGCCATGCGACCGATTCGACGAGTGAATCGTCGGCAACCGGTCCGGCGCCCGTCGATGTCACGGTCGGCTGTCTCGACGACGAATCCGGCTTCTACGTCGAGGACACCGGACCCGGTATCCCGCCCGAGATCCGCGAGCGCGTCTTCGAGGCCGCGTTCACGACGGGTGCTGGGAGTGGCCTCGGGCTGTCGATCGTCCGCGCGGCCGCGGACGCCCACGGCTGGTCACACACGCTGACCGAGAGCGGCGCTGGCGGCGCTCGGTTCGAATTTCGCAACGTCACGTTCGTCGACGACTGA
- a CDS encoding DUF555 domain-containing protein, giving the protein MSNYLVAMEAAWLVRDVEDVDDAIGVAVSEAGKRLNEQDKEYVEVEVGVTPCPACGEPFDSAFIAANTALVGLLLEIEVFNADGENHATRIAKSEVGGALRDVPLSVIEVVETEGEEE; this is encoded by the coding sequence ATGAGCAACTATCTCGTCGCCATGGAGGCGGCTTGGCTGGTCCGTGATGTCGAAGATGTCGATGACGCCATCGGCGTCGCCGTCAGCGAGGCAGGCAAGCGACTCAACGAACAGGACAAGGAGTACGTCGAGGTCGAGGTGGGCGTCACGCCCTGCCCGGCCTGTGGCGAGCCCTTCGACTCCGCGTTCATCGCCGCCAACACCGCGCTGGTCGGTCTTCTGCTCGAAATCGAGGTGTTCAACGCCGACGGTGAGAACCACGCCACCCGCATCGCGAAAAGCGAGGTCGGGGGCGCCCTCCGTGACGTGCCGCTGTCGGTGATCGAAGTTGTCGAGACCGAAGGCGAGGAGGAGTAA
- a CDS encoding DUF7344 domain-containing protein, translating to MSTQRGTVSPGDDDTSNEPTERRHEPTEQEVFDILSNRRRRYALYALADDDTATIGSLAEQIAAWENDCTVDDITPTERKRVYTALQQSHLPKLERTGLISFDQETGRVRPTETVEEMDIYLEVVGEEQLSWDQYYLGLSAVSVGIVVAIWLELPFFRAIPPLLWMTVIVGLFTASAAVHNYRSAGLNAASEPPEVSRQS from the coding sequence ATGAGTACACAGAGGGGGACCGTATCACCGGGCGACGACGATACGTCAAACGAGCCGACAGAACGACGGCACGAGCCAACGGAACAGGAAGTGTTCGACATTCTCTCGAACCGTCGCCGCCGGTACGCGCTGTACGCCCTGGCGGACGACGACACCGCGACCATCGGGTCGCTGGCCGAACAGATCGCCGCCTGGGAGAACGACTGCACCGTCGACGATATCACGCCGACCGAACGCAAGCGCGTCTACACCGCGCTCCAGCAGTCGCATCTGCCGAAACTGGAGCGGACAGGGCTGATCAGCTTCGATCAGGAGACCGGTCGCGTCCGGCCCACCGAGACCGTCGAGGAGATGGACATCTACCTCGAAGTCGTCGGTGAGGAGCAGTTGTCGTGGGATCAGTACTATCTCGGACTGTCGGCGGTGTCGGTCGGCATCGTCGTCGCCATCTGGCTCGAACTCCCCTTCTTCCGCGCCATCCCGCCCCTGCTCTGGATGACGGTCATCGTCGGCCTCTTTACCGCCTCAGCGGCCGTCCACAACTACCGGTCCGCGGGCCTCAACGCCGCCAGCGAACCGCCGGAAGTCAGCCGTCAGTCCTGA
- a CDS encoding DUF3179 domain-containing protein, whose product MRTRHTRRAAVALGVGAVGALAGCLGGNSVVDAGGGDDGHDDGTETPSADGPPPADRSPLVAYDASRLRAATVSGGPPKDGIPSVDEPSVVDASAAAFLRDEEIVVGVARGEAVRAYPRKILVHHEIVNDRLDGVPVSVTYCPLTGTVLGFERGATTFGVSGNLVNSNLVMYDRATDSRWPQVLATAIDGPLTGRSLREFDVVWTTWRQWRARYPETEVLSEDTGYVRNYGVDPYGSYGPKRGYYARQSTMFEPLTTDDRLQPKTTVLGVRTGAGATAVQSSWLAREGVVDAAVGDERFAFVHDPALDSGFAYRVPADVPVAADGEDDRIRVDGDPHAPDALPFERAHGIEAMWFAWAGFYPETDLHAYP is encoded by the coding sequence ATGCGCACCCGTCACACGAGACGAGCGGCGGTGGCACTCGGTGTCGGGGCCGTCGGGGCGCTGGCCGGCTGTCTCGGGGGGAACTCGGTCGTTGATGCTGGCGGCGGCGACGATGGCCACGACGACGGTACCGAGACGCCGAGTGCCGACGGGCCGCCGCCTGCCGATCGGTCCCCACTCGTCGCCTACGACGCGAGCCGCCTCCGTGCGGCGACGGTCTCCGGCGGCCCGCCGAAAGACGGCATTCCGTCCGTCGACGAGCCATCCGTCGTCGACGCTTCGGCGGCGGCGTTCCTCCGGGACGAGGAGATCGTCGTCGGCGTCGCTCGTGGCGAGGCCGTCCGTGCCTACCCCCGAAAGATCCTCGTCCACCACGAGATCGTCAACGACCGCCTCGACGGCGTCCCGGTGAGCGTCACTTACTGTCCGTTGACGGGGACGGTCCTCGGGTTCGAACGTGGGGCGACGACGTTCGGCGTCTCGGGCAACCTCGTCAACAGCAACCTCGTGATGTACGACCGGGCGACGGACAGCCGGTGGCCGCAGGTGCTCGCGACGGCCATCGACGGGCCGCTGACGGGACGGTCGCTCCGGGAGTTCGACGTGGTCTGGACGACTTGGCGGCAGTGGCGGGCACGCTACCCGGAGACCGAAGTGCTGTCGGAGGACACCGGGTACGTCCGCAACTACGGCGTCGACCCGTACGGCTCCTACGGCCCGAAGCGTGGCTACTACGCCAGACAGTCCACCATGTTCGAACCGCTCACGACCGACGACCGCCTCCAGCCCAAAACCACCGTCCTCGGCGTCCGAACCGGCGCGGGCGCGACGGCCGTCCAGTCGTCGTGGCTCGCGCGCGAGGGGGTCGTCGACGCCGCCGTCGGCGACGAACGCTTCGCCTTCGTCCACGACCCGGCGCTCGATTCGGGGTTCGCCTACCGCGTCCCGGCCGACGTGCCCGTCGCCGCCGACGGCGAGGACGACCGCATCCGCGTCGACGGCGACCCCCACGCGCCCGACGCCCTCCCGTTCGAACGCGCGCACGGCATCGAAGCGATGTGGTTCGCGTGGGCGGGCTTCTATCCGGAGACTGACCTCCATGCCTACCCCTGA
- a CDS encoding ferritin family protein, translating into MDADGLRAAVEAEHADDLDVLGSRDLLVALSGGDPDPAALLAAAADSEYAARETFREWAEHTADPTLRETFDAVAEQEADHFRRVRAAMADDTGHDPARSGPMHAYLRGREDPIQQVAAGMVGRTLVSLRTHGRLIDFFDAADDRDCAALFRDLRSETAACLDDGLATLDDRAEGDDWAAAEAVAGYTIRLAADDLRDALRGLDR; encoded by the coding sequence ATGGATGCCGATGGCCTTCGAGCGGCGGTCGAGGCGGAACACGCCGACGACCTCGACGTACTCGGCTCCCGGGATCTGTTGGTCGCGCTCTCCGGCGGCGACCCCGACCCCGCGGCACTCCTGGCGGCGGCCGCGGATAGCGAGTACGCCGCCCGCGAGACGTTCCGGGAGTGGGCCGAGCACACCGCCGATCCGACGCTCCGGGAGACGTTCGACGCGGTGGCCGAGCAGGAGGCCGATCACTTCCGGCGGGTTCGGGCCGCGATGGCCGACGACACCGGTCACGATCCGGCGCGCTCCGGTCCGATGCACGCCTACCTCCGCGGCCGCGAGGACCCGATCCAGCAGGTCGCCGCCGGGATGGTCGGCCGAACGCTCGTCAGCCTGCGGACTCACGGCCGTCTGATCGACTTTTTCGACGCGGCCGACGACCGTGACTGCGCCGCGCTCTTTCGTGACCTGCGTTCGGAGACGGCGGCGTGTCTCGACGACGGCCTCGCGACCCTCGACGACCGCGCCGAGGGCGACGACTGGGCGGCCGCCGAGGCTGTCGCCGGCTACACGATCCGTCTCGCAGCCGACGACCTCCGCGACGCACTCCGGGGCCTGGACCGGTAG
- a CDS encoding 2Fe-2S iron-sulfur cluster-binding protein, translated as MTDYTVEFVGTGETIQVSDTRTILSACLDAGIAQEYSCRVGMCLACSAEIIEGDVAQPAARALTEEEAESYALTCMARPQSDLKLHRGKYPPSIEDAAATGETAAADDD; from the coding sequence ATGACCGACTACACCGTCGAGTTCGTCGGCACCGGCGAGACGATTCAGGTGTCCGACACCCGGACCATCCTGTCGGCCTGTCTCGACGCCGGCATCGCGCAGGAGTACTCCTGTCGCGTCGGCATGTGTCTGGCCTGTTCGGCCGAGATTATCGAGGGCGACGTCGCCCAGCCTGCCGCTCGCGCACTGACCGAGGAGGAGGCCGAATCGTACGCCCTGACGTGTATGGCTCGTCCGCAAAGCGACCTCAAACTCCACCGCGGGAAGTACCCGCCGAGCATCGAGGACGCCGCGGCGACCGGCGAGACGGCCGCGGCGGACGACGACTGA
- the lysW gene encoding lysine biosynthesis protein LysW, translating to MPECVECGAEVTLHEDLEVGEIVDCGTCGAELEVVGIDPVELDAAPELEEDWGE from the coding sequence ATGCCCGAGTGCGTCGAATGTGGGGCCGAGGTGACCCTGCACGAGGATCTGGAAGTCGGAGAGATCGTCGACTGTGGGACCTGCGGTGCCGAACTCGAAGTCGTCGGCATCGACCCCGTGGAACTGGACGCCGCCCCGGAACTCGAAGAGGACTGGGGCGAGTAA
- a CDS encoding DUF4242 domain-containing protein: MKDYLILRDLPEPISRDDLHAAAEKSGETLEELRDEDVDIRWVDSEVLTNDDGEVTGTFCHYKAESEDAVREHAERAGLPATRIDRQGEPLAGED, translated from the coding sequence ATGAAGGACTACCTCATCCTCCGTGACCTGCCCGAACCGATCAGCCGCGACGACCTTCACGCAGCCGCCGAGAAATCCGGCGAGACGCTCGAGGAACTCCGCGACGAGGACGTCGACATCCGCTGGGTCGACTCCGAGGTGCTGACGAACGACGACGGCGAGGTGACGGGCACGTTCTGTCACTACAAGGCCGAGAGCGAGGATGCGGTGCGCGAACACGCCGAACGCGCCGGCCTCCCTGCCACGCGGATCGACCGACAGGGCGAACCCCTCGCCGGCGAAGACTAA
- a CDS encoding acylphosphatase — protein MSDRIRARVFVSGRVQGVYYRANTRDAARTRNVDGWVRNLDDGRVEAVFEGDEDAVEAMIEWCHTGSPAATVDDVDVTYEEPQDESGFGIRR, from the coding sequence ATGAGCGACCGAATCCGGGCCCGAGTCTTCGTCTCCGGTCGGGTACAGGGCGTCTACTACCGGGCGAACACCCGCGACGCTGCACGGACCAGAAACGTCGACGGCTGGGTTCGTAACCTCGACGATGGCCGCGTCGAAGCCGTCTTCGAGGGCGACGAGGACGCCGTCGAGGCGATGATCGAGTGGTGTCACACCGGCAGTCCCGCCGCGACTGTCGACGACGTGGACGTGACGTACGAGGAGCCACAGGACGAATCGGGATTCGGTATCCGCCGATGA
- a CDS encoding DUF5794 domain-containing protein — MSVSQHPVALRLERQVGGATKLLATVMALPLIDGIFPALILAGALTYPFGILETGLLIFGGSATVAVVLAEMDGSPRERMRAIALLGVVLLPAAAVEAALAPTIQTVLDMAVFQRFAGLVILTVAAKTASARVGEYLPRPAVIIGLGLVASLQPAGAAVTFVADPGLVLRGAAAAGVGVGFAMLVAALGPVLQESVDLDLFRFGSAVALGMLALSVLGLMPTEAPVALGVLCVTAVFSFDPDGASVADGDTDDDGEVAAADGGDANDDDQDDQQSDDARPSPFPIEEESRAPWL; from the coding sequence ATGAGCGTCTCGCAGCATCCGGTTGCACTCCGCCTCGAGCGACAGGTGGGCGGTGCGACCAAGCTCCTCGCCACGGTGATGGCCCTCCCGCTGATCGACGGGATTTTCCCCGCGCTGATCCTCGCGGGTGCGCTCACCTACCCGTTCGGCATCCTCGAAACCGGGTTGCTCATCTTCGGTGGCTCGGCCACCGTCGCCGTCGTCCTCGCGGAGATGGACGGCTCGCCCCGCGAGCGGATGCGGGCCATCGCCCTGTTGGGCGTCGTCCTGCTTCCCGCCGCCGCCGTCGAGGCGGCGCTGGCGCCGACGATTCAGACCGTCCTCGACATGGCCGTCTTCCAGCGGTTCGCCGGACTGGTCATCCTAACTGTCGCGGCGAAGACGGCGAGCGCCCGCGTCGGTGAATATCTCCCCCGGCCAGCGGTCATCATCGGCCTCGGCCTCGTCGCCAGCCTCCAGCCCGCGGGCGCGGCGGTGACGTTCGTCGCCGACCCCGGCCTCGTCCTCCGCGGCGCCGCCGCCGCGGGCGTCGGCGTCGGGTTCGCCATGCTGGTCGCGGCGCTCGGCCCGGTGCTCCAGGAGTCGGTCGACCTCGACCTGTTCCGGTTCGGGAGCGCCGTCGCCCTCGGAATGCTCGCGCTCTCGGTGCTCGGCCTGATGCCCACCGAGGCGCCCGTCGCGCTCGGCGTCCTCTGTGTGACCGCGGTGTTCTCGTTCGACCCCGACGGGGCGAGCGTGGCCGATGGCGATACCGATGACGACGGCGAAGTCGCGGCCGCCGACGGCGGCGACGCGAACGACGACGATCAGGACGACCAGCAGTCCGACGACGCGCGCCCCTCCCCGTTCCCCATCGAGGAGGAGTCGCGGGCGCCGTGGCTGTAG
- a CDS encoding LolA family protein produces the protein MRPTLGGRRRIALFVVVMATLAALTGAAITGGQSGQPSGEAVLNDTRDRYANAESVVTSAEITVSNGTANETTTVEFAAAGNQSRTVATTDNATYRAGVNETVAWYVGPNRTAAWDRESAVRPGRNGSASLDALSVDDENISVAYLREGSDDGTDAHVVEVTHDGDRTATSTLWIAQSDSRLLRVETTDGTNRTVVDYGDTQFNVSVHESTFDPPADRLAVTSVERYDTFDAVQANTSLDLPSLDATFREASVIRRSSSTTVAQQYRADGDNVTVVSSTSDREFESANATAVTVNGHTANVTTTRDRAVVYWRTDGVWTAVVVDGSEDRAVELARQLDE, from the coding sequence ATGCGACCGACACTCGGCGGGCGGCGTCGAATCGCCCTCTTCGTCGTCGTGATGGCGACGCTCGCGGCCCTGACCGGCGCCGCGATCACCGGCGGTCAGTCCGGCCAGCCCTCCGGCGAGGCGGTCCTCAACGACACCCGCGACCGCTACGCGAACGCCGAGAGCGTCGTGACGAGCGCGGAGATCACCGTCAGCAACGGCACCGCGAACGAGACGACGACCGTCGAGTTCGCCGCCGCCGGCAACCAGTCCCGGACGGTGGCCACGACCGACAACGCGACCTACCGCGCCGGCGTGAACGAAACTGTCGCGTGGTACGTCGGCCCCAACCGGACCGCAGCGTGGGACCGCGAGTCGGCTGTCCGTCCCGGCCGAAACGGCTCGGCCAGTCTCGACGCCCTCTCCGTCGACGACGAGAACATCAGTGTCGCGTATCTGCGCGAGGGAAGCGACGACGGCACCGACGCCCACGTCGTCGAGGTGACCCACGATGGCGACCGGACGGCCACGTCGACGCTCTGGATCGCCCAGTCCGACTCGCGGTTGCTCCGCGTCGAGACCACCGACGGGACGAACCGGACGGTGGTCGACTACGGCGACACCCAGTTCAACGTCAGTGTCCACGAGAGCACGTTCGACCCGCCGGCCGACCGCCTCGCGGTCACGTCGGTCGAGCGGTACGACACCTTCGACGCGGTGCAGGCGAACACCAGTCTCGACCTCCCGAGCCTCGACGCCACCTTCCGCGAGGCCAGCGTGATCCGCCGGTCGTCGTCGACGACCGTGGCCCAGCAGTACCGCGCCGACGGCGACAACGTGACCGTCGTCTCGTCGACGAGCGACCGCGAGTTCGAGTCGGCGAACGCCACGGCGGTGACGGTGAACGGCCATACCGCGAACGTCACGACGACGCGTGACCGCGCCGTCGTCTACTGGCGGACCGACGGCGTGTGGACCGCCGTCGTCGTCGACGGGAGCGAGGACCGCGCCGTCGAACTCGCGCGCCAACTCGACGAGTAA
- a CDS encoding ABC transporter ATP-binding protein, whose amino-acid sequence MSGAETNPVVDLTGVRKTYHVGGIVEALAGVSLTLPRGSYTAVMGPSGSGKSTLLNLIGALDTPTEGRVVVAGHDVGTASEAERAGLRGTEIGFVFQTFNLLSRLTAVENVALPLVFAGVPRAERTARARELLADVGLADRTDHLPTELSGGQRQRVAIARALVADPALVLADEPTGNVDTETGGRVLDIFDDLHARGNTLLLVTHERHVAERAERIVHVRDGELVRVESLDGGEGSD is encoded by the coding sequence ATGAGTGGCGCCGAGACGAACCCCGTCGTCGATCTGACGGGCGTCCGCAAGACCTACCACGTGGGTGGCATCGTCGAGGCGCTAGCTGGCGTCTCGCTGACGCTCCCACGGGGGTCGTACACCGCCGTCATGGGACCGAGTGGCTCCGGGAAGTCGACGCTCCTGAACCTGATCGGCGCGCTCGACACGCCGACCGAGGGCCGGGTCGTCGTCGCCGGTCACGACGTGGGAACGGCCTCCGAGGCGGAGCGTGCGGGGCTGCGCGGGACGGAAATCGGCTTCGTCTTCCAGACGTTCAACCTCCTCTCGCGACTGACGGCGGTGGAGAACGTCGCCCTCCCTCTCGTCTTCGCGGGCGTCCCCCGCGCCGAACGGACGGCCCGGGCGCGCGAGTTGCTGGCGGACGTGGGGCTGGCCGACCGGACCGATCACCTCCCGACGGAGCTGTCCGGCGGTCAGCGCCAGCGCGTCGCCATCGCGCGAGCGCTCGTCGCCGACCCCGCACTCGTCCTCGCCGACGAACCGACCGGGAACGTCGACACCGAGACTGGCGGCCGTGTGCTCGACATCTTCGACGACTTGCACGCGCGAGGAAACACGCTATTGCTCGTGACCCACGAGCGTCACGTGGCCGAGCGAGCCGAGCGGATCGTCCACGTCAGAGACGGCGAACTGGTGCGAGTAGAGTCGCTCGACGGTGGGGAGGGAAGCGACTGA
- a CDS encoding ABC transporter permease yields the protein MDAVESVRIALRSIRSHKLRSTLTVVGLVIGIASVIVFATFGASVKAEVINDIEGSSANNVYVFATPEDDEGFDQVIQPVFTEHDVSSLASLPGVTNVIPRGTVDANSLTHGSDTIARQRVTATTPETFDEEKIVAGRGFRSGTNEVVLNERAARSFDENVTVGDRLTLSLAGNRTRELTVVGIVNGTEGQLPVSGFAEQARVYVPVDPFYRTVVESPSVGVRQRAYPQVTVVTDPTTTAATKAAVESYLQERSDARQLAPAGTTLTARTSGDFVAEVASVIERITRFVTGVAVIGLVVGAIGIANIMLVSVTERTREIGVMKAVGARNRDVLVLFLVEAGLLGAIGAVLALPIGLVVGYAATRYAEVTFALAPAWMVTAVVVGVVVGVLAGLYPAWRAARVDPIDALRYE from the coding sequence ATGGACGCCGTCGAATCGGTGCGGATCGCCCTCCGGTCCATCCGGAGTCACAAACTCCGGTCGACGCTGACGGTCGTCGGCCTCGTCATCGGCATCGCGTCGGTCATCGTCTTCGCGACCTTCGGTGCGAGCGTGAAGGCGGAGGTAATAAACGACATCGAGGGATCGAGCGCGAACAACGTCTACGTCTTCGCCACGCCGGAGGACGACGAGGGGTTCGATCAGGTGATCCAGCCGGTCTTTACCGAACACGACGTGTCGTCGCTGGCGTCGCTTCCGGGGGTGACGAACGTCATCCCTCGGGGCACGGTCGACGCCAACTCGCTGACCCACGGATCGGACACCATCGCCCGCCAGCGGGTGACGGCGACGACGCCAGAGACGTTCGACGAGGAGAAAATCGTCGCCGGCCGCGGGTTCCGGTCGGGGACGAACGAGGTCGTCCTCAACGAGCGAGCGGCCCGATCGTTCGACGAGAACGTCACCGTCGGCGACCGCCTCACGCTCTCGCTGGCGGGCAATCGGACGCGCGAGTTGACCGTCGTCGGTATCGTCAACGGCACCGAGGGGCAGTTACCGGTGAGCGGATTCGCCGAACAGGCCCGCGTCTACGTCCCCGTCGATCCCTTCTACCGGACGGTGGTCGAGAGCCCGAGCGTCGGCGTCCGTCAGCGGGCGTATCCGCAGGTGACGGTCGTGACCGATCCGACGACGACGGCGGCGACGAAGGCGGCCGTCGAGTCGTACCTGCAGGAGCGCTCGGACGCCCGCCAGTTGGCGCCGGCAGGGACGACACTGACGGCGCGGACGAGTGGCGACTTCGTGGCGGAGGTGGCGTCGGTCATCGAGCGCATCACGCGATTCGTGACGGGGGTCGCGGTGATCGGCCTGGTGGTCGGCGCCATCGGCATCGCCAACATCATGCTCGTGAGCGTCACGGAGCGGACGCGGGAGATCGGCGTGATGAAGGCCGTGGGGGCGCGCAACCGGGACGTACTCGTCCTCTTTCTCGTCGAGGCGGGACTGCTCGGGGCTATCGGCGCCGTCCTCGCCCTCCCCATCGGACTCGTGGTCGGGTACGCCGCGACCCGGTACGCCGAGGTGACGTTCGCGCTCGCGCCGGCGTGGATGGTGACGGCGGTGGTCGTCGGCGTCGTCGTGGGCGTCCTCGCCGGCCTGTATCCGGCGTGGCGAGCGGCGCGGGTCGATCCGATCGACGCGCTCCGGTACGAGTAG